One genomic segment of Catalinimonas alkaloidigena includes these proteins:
- a CDS encoding DUF3098 domain-containing protein, whose product MADKSQLPFGKKNYVLMVIGIGILILGFTLMSLDGEQYGFGFLGLTLGPITVMIGFIVEFFAILTKPE is encoded by the coding sequence ATGGCAGATAAAAGTCAACTTCCTTTTGGAAAGAAAAATTATGTTCTGATGGTCATCGGAATTGGCATTCTCATACTGGGCTTTACGTTAATGTCATTAGACGGCGAGCAGTATGGGTTTGGCTTTTTAGGGTTAACTTTAGGTCCAATTACGGTGATGATAGGTTTTATCGTAGAATTCTTTGCTATTTTGACCAAACCTGAATGA
- a CDS encoding cell division protein FtsX codes for MEVKEVKHKKKKKLGSYPYVSVVFSITLALFVIGLFGLLILHANSLTRMIRENVTMQIFLNRTISENDKIQIQKTLAGKEYVAVDEEQPQISFISKEEAAEAFIEDTGEDFTQFLGENPLRDAYIIKINQEYQDTEALAKVKLDIERMNGVFEVTYVENLVRSINQNLAKVSLVLLGFAVLLVIIVAVLINNTIRLALFSQRFLIRSMQLVGATSGFIQRPFLRRSFMHGILGGILASVLLLFVLQYLNQQIEDIEQLQNPTNIMILMGLLLIVGGFIGFLSTYRAISRYLKMSLDELY; via the coding sequence ATGGAAGTAAAAGAGGTAAAACACAAAAAGAAAAAAAAGCTGGGGAGCTACCCCTATGTTAGTGTGGTCTTCAGTATCACGCTGGCACTTTTTGTGATTGGCCTGTTCGGTCTGTTAATTCTTCATGCCAACAGCCTTACCCGTATGATCCGTGAAAATGTGACCATGCAGATATTCCTGAATCGTACCATTTCAGAAAATGATAAAATTCAGATTCAGAAAACCCTTGCGGGAAAAGAGTATGTAGCGGTTGACGAAGAGCAACCGCAGATTAGTTTTATTTCTAAAGAAGAGGCAGCAGAAGCGTTTATTGAAGATACAGGCGAAGATTTTACCCAGTTTCTGGGAGAAAACCCTCTGCGGGACGCATACATTATCAAGATCAATCAGGAATATCAGGATACTGAAGCACTGGCCAAGGTAAAGCTGGATATAGAACGCATGAATGGCGTTTTTGAAGTTACTTATGTTGAAAACCTGGTGCGTTCAATTAACCAGAATCTGGCCAAGGTTAGCCTGGTCTTGTTGGGCTTTGCGGTGTTGCTGGTGATTATTGTGGCCGTGTTGATTAACAATACAATTCGTCTGGCACTTTTTTCCCAGCGCTTTCTGATCAGGAGCATGCAGTTGGTTGGTGCTACTTCGGGCTTTATTCAACGTCCTTTCCTGAGGCGTTCTTTTATGCACGGGATACTAGGAGGCATACTGGCATCTGTACTCCTGCTCTTTGTATTGCAGTACCTCAACCAGCAGATTGAAGATATTGAACAGTTACAAAACCCTACCAATATTATGATATTAATGGGTTTGCTACTTATCGTAGGAGGGTTTATTGGCTTTTTAAGTACTTATCGGGCCATAAGCAGATACTTAAAAATGTCCTTGGATGAACTGTATTAG